One part of the Halarsenatibacter silvermanii genome encodes these proteins:
- the rpmG gene encoding 50S ribosomal protein L33: MREVITLECEECRSRNYTSKKNSDNDRDRLELKKHCPECMAHTVHKETK; this comes from the coding sequence GTGAGAGAGGTTATCACTCTGGAATGTGAAGAATGCAGGAGCAGGAATTATACCAGCAAAAAGAACAGCGATAATGATAGGGACAGGCTCGAACTGAAAAAACACTGTCCTGAGTGCATGGCTCATACAGTTCATAAGGAAACCAAGTAA
- the rplL gene encoding 50S ribosomal protein L7/L12, whose product MTKEEIIEAIEEMSVLELSELVEELEDKFGVSAAAPVAAAGAAGGDGGGDGEEEAQSEFDVHLESVGDKKVKVIKAVREITGMGLKDAKSAVDEGGAIQEGMSEKDAEEMKEKLEEAGATVELR is encoded by the coding sequence ATGACTAAAGAAGAAATTATCGAAGCTATCGAAGAGATGAGTGTTCTGGAGCTTTCTGAACTGGTCGAGGAACTGGAAGATAAGTTTGGAGTTAGCGCTGCTGCTCCCGTTGCAGCTGCCGGTGCTGCCGGTGGAGACGGCGGCGGAGATGGCGAAGAAGAAGCTCAATCCGAATTTGACGTGCATCTGGAAAGCGTCGGTGACAAGAAAGTTAAGGTCATCAAGGCAGTCAGAGAAATCACCGGCATGGGTCTGAAAGATGCTAAATCTGCCGTTGATGAAGGCGGCGCCATTCAGGAAGGCATGAGTGAAAAGGATGCTGAAGAGATGAAAGAGAAGTTAGAAGAAGCGGGTGCAACTGTAGAACTCCGCTAA
- the nusG gene encoding transcription termination/antitermination protein NusG, whose amino-acid sequence MVEIEGSSREEANWYVIHTYSGHEKKVKTNLEKRIDSTGVDDKVHRVLVPTEEKIEREDGEDKVVENKLFPGYVLIQMEMSDDAWYVVRNTPGVTGFVSSGTKPLPLSADEVEHVLAEVESKAQKIEIDLDPGDPVEIRDGAFKDNTGVVDEVYPEQRKARILVDIFGRETPVELELDQFEKT is encoded by the coding sequence ATGGTTGAAATTGAAGGGAGCAGCCGTGAGGAAGCCAACTGGTATGTTATTCATACTTATTCAGGACATGAAAAAAAGGTCAAGACCAACCTGGAAAAAAGAATTGACAGCACCGGGGTTGATGACAAAGTTCATCGAGTTCTGGTGCCTACCGAGGAGAAAATTGAGAGGGAAGATGGCGAGGATAAGGTTGTAGAAAACAAGCTGTTTCCCGGTTATGTTCTGATTCAAATGGAGATGAGCGATGATGCCTGGTATGTGGTGCGCAACACGCCGGGGGTAACAGGGTTTGTCAGCAGCGGGACCAAGCCTTTACCTCTCAGCGCAGATGAAGTCGAACATGTACTGGCCGAAGTCGAATCGAAAGCTCAAAAGATTGAAATAGATCTGGATCCCGGTGATCCTGTTGAGATCAGAGATGGAGCATTTAAGGACAATACCGGGGTGGTCGACGAAGTTTATCCGGAACAGAGAAAAGCCAGAATTTTGGTCGACATTTTTGGTCGCGAAACTCCTGTCGAGCTTGAACTCGATCAGTTTGAGAAAACCTAA
- the rplJ gene encoding 50S ribosomal protein L10: protein MVKPEKKAAVEELKEKFDESQSMVFTDFVGIDVETMTELREELREAGVEYKVVKNTLASIAADECEIEEIKEYFVGPTAIAFGMEDAVSPARVIVDFAEALEDLEIKGGFLNNQLIDQDRLESLAEVPSREALLGQVLAGMQSPLTGLVRVLNGNVRGLVQVLNRIKEQKED, encoded by the coding sequence ATGGTTAAACCGGAAAAGAAGGCTGCAGTAGAAGAGCTTAAGGAAAAGTTTGATGAGAGTCAATCCATGGTTTTCACGGATTTTGTCGGTATCGATGTGGAAACTATGACTGAATTGAGAGAAGAGCTGCGTGAGGCTGGCGTGGAGTACAAGGTGGTTAAAAACACCCTGGCTTCGATCGCTGCTGATGAATGTGAGATCGAAGAGATAAAGGAGTATTTTGTCGGGCCAACTGCCATAGCTTTTGGGATGGAGGATGCGGTTTCTCCGGCCCGGGTTATAGTTGATTTCGCTGAAGCTCTCGAAGATCTTGAGATAAAAGGTGGATTTTTGAACAATCAGCTGATCGATCAGGATCGGCTCGAATCTCTGGCGGAAGTGCCCTCGCGTGAAGCCCTTCTGGGCCAGGTGCTGGCCGGGATGCAGTCGCCTCTGACCGGGCTGGTTAGAGTTCTTAATGGAAATGTCAGAGGTCTTGTTCAGGTTCTTAATAGGATCAAAGAACAAAAAGAAGACTAA
- the secE gene encoding preprotein translocase subunit SecE has product MLLNKLGFINRVTGFFKKVKSEMKKTTWPNRDELTSYTTIVLLTCLALIAFLGVADVLISNIVTPFFM; this is encoded by the coding sequence GTGCTGTTAAATAAATTGGGATTTATCAACCGGGTTACCGGTTTTTTTAAGAAGGTAAAAAGCGAAATGAAGAAGACCACATGGCCCAACAGAGATGAATTAACTTCCTATACGACGATCGTGCTGCTCACCTGTCTGGCATTGATAGCTTTTCTGGGTGTGGCCGACGTCTTGATCAGCAATATAGTAACTCCTTTCTTTATGTAA
- the rplA gene encoding 50S ribosomal protein L1, which produces MSNRSKTYQDQVEKIHPEDSYEPEEALETVKELASANFDESVELAVNLGVEPKHADQNIRGTVVLPNGTGQEMTVVVLAKGEKITEAEDAGADFVGGEDLVEDIEDGWLDFDIVIATPDMMDVAGRLGPILGPKGLMPNPKAGTVTFEIEDAVEEFKAGKLEYRVDKNGIIQLPIGKISFPTEDLLENFQEIMDILIRERPAAAKGKYIRSIHTSSTMGPSLKIDPGSVMSMLGR; this is translated from the coding sequence ATGAGCAATAGAAGCAAAACCTATCAGGATCAGGTAGAAAAGATTCACCCCGAAGATTCATATGAGCCGGAAGAAGCGCTGGAAACGGTAAAAGAGCTGGCCAGCGCTAATTTTGACGAATCCGTCGAGCTAGCTGTTAACCTGGGAGTTGAACCCAAACATGCTGATCAAAATATCAGAGGTACTGTGGTTCTTCCCAATGGAACCGGCCAGGAAATGACGGTGGTTGTTCTGGCCAAAGGTGAAAAGATCACCGAGGCCGAAGATGCCGGTGCTGATTTTGTTGGGGGCGAAGATCTTGTCGAGGATATAGAGGACGGCTGGCTTGATTTTGATATAGTCATAGCCACTCCCGATATGATGGATGTGGCCGGCCGGCTCGGTCCAATTCTGGGTCCAAAAGGTCTTATGCCTAACCCCAAGGCTGGCACTGTTACTTTTGAAATAGAAGACGCTGTCGAGGAATTCAAAGCTGGCAAACTCGAATACAGGGTCGATAAGAATGGAATCATTCAGCTGCCTATCGGCAAGATTTCCTTTCCTACCGAAGATCTACTGGAAAATTTTCAGGAAATAATGGATATTTTGATCAGAGAGAGGCCAGCAGCTGCAAAAGGAAAATATATTCGCAGCATCCATACTTCATCTACTATGGGACCTTCTCTGAAGATCGACCCGGGTTCGGTAATGTCTATGCTGGGGAGATAA